The Parus major isolate Abel chromosome Z, Parus_major1.1, whole genome shotgun sequence genome has a window encoding:
- the PMAIP1 gene encoding phorbol-12-myristate-13-acetate-induced protein 1 has translation MLPGRTLRKAAPAAAPAGREAAVAECALELTRIGDRWHLRQRILNMIAKLFCPETWAARGGGERNRRGPWLCGFGRRGSTDSGR, from the exons ATGTTGCCCGGCCGGACCCTGCGCAAAGCCGCCCCAGCCGCTGCTCCTGCAG GGCGCGAGGCGGCGGTGGCGGAGTGCGCCCTGGAGCTGACCCGCATCGGCGACAGGTGGCACCTGCGGCAGAGGATCCTCAACATGATCGCCAAGTTGTTCTGCCCCGAAACGTGGGCTGCCCGCGGAGGCGGCGAGAGGAACAGAAGAGGACCTTGGCTTTGTGGGTTCGGAAGAAGAGGCTCCACAGACAGTGGGAGATGA